The Urbifossiella limnaea nucleotide sequence CTGCGGGTCGGTGTCGTTGACGGCGTCGCCGAGGCCGTCGCCGCGGATCACCAGCACGAACCGGTGCTCCCGCACCGGCTCCACGAACAGCTCGACGCCGGGAATCTGGATCGTGCGGAGGCGGGCCACGGCGGCGGCGTTCTTCTCGTTGCTCGGGCGGCCGGCGCGGCGGTCGGTGATCTTGCCGTCGGCCCCAAGGGTGCAGAAGTTGCCGCGGATGCACACGTCCTTCGGGCCGACGGCGAAGTTGATGCCGAGCGCCTCCAGGATGCCGCGGCCGATGCGGTACTCCAGCGGGTCGTAGCCGAACAGCGACAGGTGGCCGGGGCCGCTGCCGGGGGTGATGCCCGGCAGCACCGGCGTGCTCAGGCCGCACACGCCGTCCTTCACCAGGGCGTCGAAGTTCGGCGTGTTCGCGGTTTCGAGCTCGGTTTTTCCGCCTTTTTCCACGGGGAGCCCGCCGAGGCCGTCGGCCACCAGCAGCACGATTTTCGTGGTCGCGGGTTCGCGCAGGGTCTGAATCAGTTCGTGAGTGTTCATAATGAACGAGTTTACGCCCACGGATTAGTGACGTACAGTTAGCGGGAGCGGACTGTACGCAATGACCGACCGGCCCGGGGCTTGCGCCCGGGTGCCCCGGGACGACTCCCATGCAGCTGCCCGACGAAAACATCACCTTCGAGTTCGGCCGGCTCGTCACCAAGCCCCCGGAGGCGTGGACGCCGCTCGCCGAGCTCCAGGCCCAGCACTTCGTCAGCCCCGACCGCCTCGACGCCCTCAAGCCGCTGCTCAACCAGGTCCGCGGCCGCGTCGCCGCCGAGCGCGAGCTGAACTCGGTCCCGGCGAAGGACCAGCCGCTGCAGCCCGGGTTCATCAACCTGCCGCAGCAGCTCCTCGACGGCTTCCGCCGCAAGCAGGACGCCAGCGACCTCGGCAAGGTGCTGCGGGTCGCCAACCGGCTGAAGGAGAACGTGGACCGCGTCGTGGTGCTGGGCATCGGCGGCAGCTACCTCGGGGCGAAGGCGCTGTTCGACGCCCTGTGCCACGCCCACCACAACGAGATGCCGGCGAAGCTGCGGATGGGGAAGCCGCGCGTCTACTTCGAGGGGAACGCCCTCGACAACGACGCGCTGCAGGAGCTGCTGGAGCTCCTGGAGAACACCTGCGTCGACCCGGACATCGCCGAGGAGCGGTGGGGCGTGGTCGTCGTCAGCAAGTCGGGCGGCACCATCGAGACGGCCGCCGCCTTCCGGGCGCTGCGGGCCGAGGCCCAGAAGTACTACGGCCCCAAGGACCCCATCCTGAAGCAGGTGGTGGTGCCGGTCACCGGCCCGAAGGGGAAGCTGCGCGACCTGTGCAAGGCCGACGGCTACGCCGACGACGACATCCTCACCATCCCCGACGACGTCGGCGGCCGGTTCAGCGTGTTCACCCCGGTCGGCTTGCTGCCGGCGGCGGTGATGGGGCTCGACGTGCGGGCGCTGCTGCTCGGCGCCGCCACGATGACGAAGCGGTTCCTCGAAGAGCCCGCCGAGAAGAACCCGGTGCTCCAGTTCGCCGCGGTCAACTACCTGCTGGCGGAGGAGAACAAGAAGACGACCCGGGTGATGGCCTGCTGGTCGAAGAAGCTCGAAGCGATCGGCTGGTGGTACGACCAGCTGCTGAGCGAGAGCCTGGGGAAGTTCGGCCGCGGGCCGACGCCGCTGACGGCCGTGTACAGCCGCGACCTGCACAGCCGCGGCCAGCAGCACCAGGACGGGGCGCGGGACAAGACCATCAACAACCTGGTGGTGCGGACGCCGAAGCACCCGCCGGTGCAGGTGGGCATGGCCGACCGCAACGAGGACGACCTGAACCAGTTCAGCCGCAAGGGCTACCCCGACCTGCTAGACGCGGCGCTGAAGGGGACGAACGAGGCCTACGCCGACGCGGCCCGGCCGAGCGCCGACATCGTCCTGCCGGCGCTGAGCGAGCACACGGTCGGGCAGCTGATGCAGATGCTGATGCTGGCGACGGTGGTGGAGGGCCGGCTGATGGGGATCAACCCCTACGGCCAGCCCGGGGTGGAGGCGTACAAGGCGAACATGACGCGGCACCTGAAGGCGGTGCCGAACCTCCCCAAGGGCGAGGTGCGCGACCAGACGAAGGGCGTGTAACCCGGCGGGAAGGCAATTTTTGACAGGATAACAGGATGAAGCAGGATGGAAGACGAAGACAAGAATTAAATTGATTTCTGTCTCTGTCTTCCATCCTGCTTCATCCTGTTATCCTGTCAAAAATTGCCTTCGCCCCCCTACCGCACCGGCAGCCGCAGGCACGCCAGCTCCGTGCCGTTCCTGACGTACAGCCGGCCGTTCGCCACCACCGGGTGGTTCCACGTCTTCCCCGTCAGCGCCGGCACCTTCGCCAGCTCGTCCAGGTCCGCCGCGTCCGCCCGCACCAGCGCCACCTTCCCCTTCACGTCCTGCACGACCAGCAGCCCCTGGTCCGGCAGGCCCAGCACCTGGCCGTGGCCGTACGCCGTCTCCTTCCACACCTGCTTGCCGCTCTCCAGGTCCACGCAGGCGAAGCGGTCGTCGTCGAAGCCGTACAGGTGCTTGCCGACCACCACGGCGTCGTTGAAGTACGGCTTCATCCCGCGCGTCGCCCACTGCTGCTTCACGTCCCACCCGTCGCTCGTCTTCGACACGCGCAGCCGGCGGATGCCCTGGTCGTTGCCCACGCCGGTGCCGATCACCACGTCCGTGTCCGACACCACCGCCGGCTGCGTCGAGCGGTTCACGTCCGGGATCGTCCAGGCGTGCTCCCACAGCTTCGTGCCGTCGGCGGGGCGGAACGACTCCAGACCGTAGTCGGACAGCACGAGCACCTGCGGCACGCCGCCGAACGTGGCGGGGTGCGGCGAGGCGTAGCTGTGCTTGCCGTTGCCGGCCGCCCACGCCCGCTCGCCCGTGTCCGCCCGGTAGGCGAGGACGCCCTTGCCGCCGCCGCCGTTGGCCGTGGCGATGACCACGCCGTCGGTCACCAGCGGCGACCCGGCGAAGCCCCACTGCACCAGCACGCCGCCGTCGGCCACCAGGTCGCGCACCCACTCCTGCTTGCCGGTGGCGGCGTCGAGGCGGGCCAGCCTGCCGGTCGCGCCCTGCACGTACGCCTTGCCGCCGTGGATGGTGGGCGTGGCCCGCGGCCCCGGCCCGGCGATCGTCTCGGTGAACCGGCCCGGCGTCTTCCACTCCCACACCTCCACGCCGGTCGCGGCGTCGTAGCACACGACCGCCTCGTCGTCGCCGCGCTGCTCCTGCGTGAACAGCTTGCCGCCGGCGACCGACACCGAGCCCCAGCCCGGCCCGACGCGGTGCTTCCACACGAGTTCGGGCGGGTGGGCCGCCCAGTCGGCGTCGAGCTTGACGCCGGTGACGAGGCCGTCGCGGCCGGCGCCGCGGAACCCGGGCCAGTCGCCGGGGCCGACCTCGACCGGCTTGGCGTCCGTCACCGGCGCCGGGGCGGGCTTGCGCTCGGCGGCGAACTGCTCCTCGTCGGACATCGTCCACCGCCAGCGCAGGTCGGGCCACATGTCGCCGCCGAGGCCGTCCACGGTGACGGCGCTGGCGAGCGCCCACACGCCGAGGATGCCGACGACGACGCCGGCCTGGCGGGGGGTGGCGTGGAGCGGCGTGCTGACGAGCACCCAGCCGAGCCAGACGACGAGCACGGCCATGAGCCCGAAGATGGCGACGGCCATCTCGTTCCCCTTGTGGAGGGTGAGAGCCAGCGCCACGGCGGGGACGAGCACGAGGGCCGGCACGAGCCACCGGAGCGGCCCGCGGACGCGGGCGAGGAACGTCCACCAGACGACGGCGGCGACGGTGCCGAGGATCGGCGCGGCGAACCAGCCCATGAAGTGGAACATGGTCTTCGGCGCGACGAGCGGCGGCACGATCCACGCCGCGGCGACGGCGGCGAGGATGACGACGGCGGGCCAGGCGCGGACCGGCCAGCGGCCGGCGGGGGTGTCGGCGGTGCTCACGCGGGAAGCCTCCGTGCAGGGGTTGTGGGGGCATCTTACGCGGCGCGGGGTGCGCCGTTAGGCCGGGGCGCAAGCCCCGTCGGGGTTCAGACGCCCGACGGGGCTTGCGCCCCGGCCTAACGGCTGATCCGACTTGCCCGCGGCCGGCCGGCGTTGTCTGATGAGTGAACCCACGCCACCCCGGGGGCTGCCCGTGCTGTACTTCTCCTTCATCCCGGCCGCACTGCTCCTGGCCGGTGCCCACGCCGCGGCGCGGCCGATCCCGCAACCGGTCCGCTGGCTCCGCTTCGGGGGCTGGAGCGCCTTCGCCCTGCCAATGTCCCTGTTCTGCCTGTCCACCCCGGTCGTCGCCCGGCTGTTCGTCCTCCTCGCGGTCGCGCTCGTCGCCTGGCAGCTCACCCGCCGCCGTGTCCGCTGGTTCCTGCCGTACTCGCTCGCCGCGGTCGCCGTCGCCTACGGCCTGTCCTTCTGGTGGGCCTGGCAGGACCACGACGCACTGACCCCGCTCCGCGAGCGATACCGGTTCGAGTCGATGGTCGACCGGGTGCCCGAGCCGCGCGGCGGCAACCCGGCCGGCGAACCGCTCACCGATCTGGATCGCCCCTACCTGCGATCCTCGCAGCGTGTGCGTCTGCTGTGGCAACTCCACGACGAAACGGTGTTGGATTTCGTGAACCGGCCGGGCTTCGGGATCGGCCGCATCGGGCACTTCACGAAGCCGTCCGAGGACAACTTGAAGGCGGAGCCACGCCCCGACCCGCCGCCGCAGCCGGAGTCGCCGGGGCCGGCGTGGTCGCTCGGCGAGGTGCAGTTCGCGGTGCCGTTGCACGACCACACGGCCGCGTCCCGCCTGCACGCTGATGGCCTCCTCGATTTCGTGAATCCCGACGGCTCGGGTTACGTCCGCTCGCGTCGGGAGGTCGCCGGGTTCCTGCCGCACGCCTTCAGCCGGGTACCGGAGGGGCGCGAGTGGCGGGCGGTGCGCGTCGAACTGGTCGGCCTGCTGAAGCACGCGGAGCCGGTCGTGTACCCGTCCGACCGGCTGCCGGCGATGGCCGACCTGAAGGACGCCCCCACCCGCGCCCCGGACGCCTTCGAGGCCGCCGGCATCGACGCCGTCCGCCGCGGCGAGGCGGGGTTCGTCGGCCGCCGCGGCGACGAGGTGCGCTACGTCGGCGCCGTCCGCAGCGCCGAGGCGTGTGTGAAGTGTCACGGCGGCGAGCGGGGTGATTTGCTCGGGGCGTTCTCGTACCGCCTCCGCCCGGTGCGCGTACCATAGGAGTACCAGCACCCCGAGGACTCCCCGCCGATGGCCGGCGTCAACCCGTACATCCAGAAGGCCGAGGCCGCGAAGGCCCGCACCCCGTTCACCGTCACCTACGTCGACGAGGAGACCGGCGCGCGCACGGAGGTGCGCGTGGACCCGGCCACC carries:
- a CDS encoding glucose-6-phosphate isomerase; this translates as MQLPDENITFEFGRLVTKPPEAWTPLAELQAQHFVSPDRLDALKPLLNQVRGRVAAERELNSVPAKDQPLQPGFINLPQQLLDGFRRKQDASDLGKVLRVANRLKENVDRVVVLGIGGSYLGAKALFDALCHAHHNEMPAKLRMGKPRVYFEGNALDNDALQELLELLENTCVDPDIAEERWGVVVVSKSGGTIETAAAFRALRAEAQKYYGPKDPILKQVVVPVTGPKGKLRDLCKADGYADDDILTIPDDVGGRFSVFTPVGLLPAAVMGLDVRALLLGAATMTKRFLEEPAEKNPVLQFAAVNYLLAEENKKTTRVMACWSKKLEAIGWWYDQLLSESLGKFGRGPTPLTAVYSRDLHSRGQQHQDGARDKTINNLVVRTPKHPPVQVGMADRNEDDLNQFSRKGYPDLLDAALKGTNEAYADAARPSADIVLPALSEHTVGQLMQMLMLATVVEGRLMGINPYGQPGVEAYKANMTRHLKAVPNLPKGEVRDQTKGV
- a CDS encoding DUF3365 domain-containing protein translates to MLYFSFIPAALLLAGAHAAARPIPQPVRWLRFGGWSAFALPMSLFCLSTPVVARLFVLLAVALVAWQLTRRRVRWFLPYSLAAVAVAYGLSFWWAWQDHDALTPLRERYRFESMVDRVPEPRGGNPAGEPLTDLDRPYLRSSQRVRLLWQLHDETVLDFVNRPGFGIGRIGHFTKPSEDNLKAEPRPDPPPQPESPGPAWSLGEVQFAVPLHDHTAASRLHADGLLDFVNPDGSGYVRSRREVAGFLPHAFSRVPEGREWRAVRVELVGLLKHAEPVVYPSDRLPAMADLKDAPTRAPDAFEAAGIDAVRRGEAGFVGRRGDEVRYVGAVRSAEACVKCHGGERGDLLGAFSYRLRPVRVP
- a CDS encoding outer membrane protein assembly factor BamB family protein, with translation MSTADTPAGRWPVRAWPAVVILAAVAAAWIVPPLVAPKTMFHFMGWFAAPILGTVAAVVWWTFLARVRGPLRWLVPALVLVPAVALALTLHKGNEMAVAIFGLMAVLVVWLGWVLVSTPLHATPRQAGVVVGILGVWALASAVTVDGLGGDMWPDLRWRWTMSDEEQFAAERKPAPAPVTDAKPVEVGPGDWPGFRGAGRDGLVTGVKLDADWAAHPPELVWKHRVGPGWGSVSVAGGKLFTQEQRGDDEAVVCYDAATGVEVWEWKTPGRFTETIAGPGPRATPTIHGGKAYVQGATGRLARLDAATGKQEWVRDLVADGGVLVQWGFAGSPLVTDGVVIATANGGGGKGVLAYRADTGERAWAAGNGKHSYASPHPATFGGVPQVLVLSDYGLESFRPADGTKLWEHAWTIPDVNRSTQPAVVSDTDVVIGTGVGNDQGIRRLRVSKTSDGWDVKQQWATRGMKPYFNDAVVVGKHLYGFDDDRFACVDLESGKQVWKETAYGHGQVLGLPDQGLLVVQDVKGKVALVRADAADLDELAKVPALTGKTWNHPVVANGRLYVRNGTELACLRLPVR